One genomic region from Sorangium aterium encodes:
- a CDS encoding VIT domain-containing protein, whose protein sequence is MGATGTGSVGLCGEVEEQLAEVLDGTARPALYEHIAGCDACRDLRHDAARAAEVAAAAGADFRPADGFTEALLRRLEAARPSEGATSGAILKVAAEEQHGATGARSGVTEGRSDIAEGRSDIAEQRSDRADARPDIAEGRSGIDEQRSDIAEGRSDIAEQRSDIAEQRSNIAEQRSNIAEQRSDIAEGRSDIAEQRSDTPAWRSPTLRPRSDTSGARSGAAEARTGGPRSTIPERTAPAARRTAFGRRSAFAAAALAAAAAVTVGVALRRGGETTAPSVAAAAGAPWSGKIASVSRASADKSGGLEACDAAGACAPLAAGAALPEGATLRTDARTRAHLSLADGSALAIDRGSRVWIAGDGRRARVDEGAVVLDVTPAPGAPPARIEVPHGQVEVLGTKLAITASAARASVEVARGAVRVTGERGEPVEVRAGEEATLAKGAAPEVASATSLADTLEWSDRSAEEADAPALRGLGELRARKPGATQEKERAVRLARHAVKVRIVDVVARTEIDETFANDTDEELEGIFRFPLPPGAQIERLALEVDGKLVEGAFVDRDRGAAIWRGVIQNAAPKAPKPREEIIWVPGPWRDPALLEWQRGGRFELRIFPIPKRGSRRVVLTYTQLVEQAGGVRRFTYPLAHDQSGTTNIGDFSLDVQVLGHDREFGVATRGYELAAALADGAADRRTLEARGFTPAGDLTVEYALPDRDRPVTAWAYRMPPAPPPATPPAASQPWRGAAGASKRDGAEHEASLAAAQAIASDTSPYVAIAIRPRLPRWQASTSRRHAIVVDSSRSMVGERFARATRLASSLVREMDRRDEVVVLACDTLCRSLGDAGQGGAARPMAPGAASAGEVERFLGGIEPDGGSDLAAAMIAARAAAGPLDGKELRIIYLGDGTPSVGPTRPAHIEAAVRGAIPADGAAAVVAVALGSDADTTSLRALARGGGGVMVPYVPGQKVASAAQSVLGAAYGLALRDPEIELPPGLTQVTPARLDPIRAGGEALVVARMSSGADVTGAIRVRGRVSGERFEQTYPVNIVATTGAGNAFVPRLYAAAKIAELEESGGDAQKPAIIELSRRFSVASRFTSLLVLESEAMFKAFGLDRGGIASAFTGEEQAERVSASAEGEEPDAADEGAEEKGDALGAGLGLSGSGRGGGGSGWPDAAPAAKAESRTSAGARPASPAKPQRRFDKSFDPLSGPLDAEMPAPPPAPTAAAPAEPKPAPPLDDRARRSRGDDLVAAEEWSRPRPRRMIPMRRVFDRKVSFDATNTLAPESAAKTAAAEAALAAAPDSRDRTVGLYALYATTGRLGEAQELTARWSGRDALDPDALIARADLAARQGQRDRAARILGGLADVRPGDRATQTRLAELWDAAGRPAFACQHQVALADLAPADAKLVAAAIRCAGEGGMSELASQLRLDATSAVRAEIDRRLAQPDAAPAADLPGDVRLSAEWTGGADLDLSLIDAQGRRVSWMGATLPSVGVRSRDATSTRSESLALRSLPKGSYIVEIARASAVDDAGASTPGASAPGPVRGELTLRLAGETRKVPFTLEGARLELGTVRVFFTSRLVPVDGLSAPPF, encoded by the coding sequence ATGGGCGCGACAGGGACAGGTTCGGTTGGGCTTTGCGGCGAGGTCGAGGAGCAGCTCGCGGAGGTGCTCGACGGGACGGCGCGGCCTGCGCTGTACGAGCACATCGCCGGCTGCGACGCGTGCCGCGACCTCCGCCACGACGCAGCGCGCGCCGCGGAGGTGGCCGCGGCGGCCGGCGCGGACTTCCGGCCGGCGGACGGCTTCACCGAGGCGCTGCTCCGGCGGCTCGAAGCGGCGCGCCCCTCGGAGGGCGCGACGAGCGGCGCGATCCTGAAGGTGGCGGCCGAGGAGCAACACGGCGCCACAGGCGCGCGCTCCGGCGTGACCGAGGGGCGATCCGACATCGCCGAAGGGCGATCGGACATCGCCGAGCAACGATCGGACAGGGCCGACGCTCGACCCGACATCGCCGAAGGACGATCCGGTATCGACGAGCAGCGATCCGACATCGCCGAAGGGCGATCGGACATCGCCGAGCAGCGATCCGACATCGCCGAGCAGCGATCGAACATCGCCGAGCAGCGATCGAACATCGCCGAGCAGCGATCGGACATCGCCGAAGGGCGATCGGACATCGCCGAGCAGCGATCCGACACGCCCGCGTGGCGTTCCCCTACGCTCAGGCCGCGATCCGACACTTCCGGAGCGCGATCCGGCGCGGCCGAGGCGCGCACCGGCGGACCGCGCTCCACGATCCCGGAACGAACCGCGCCGGCGGCGCGCCGCACGGCCTTCGGGCGGCGCTCGGCCTTCGCCGCCGCCGCCCTGGCCGCGGCGGCGGCGGTAACGGTCGGGGTTGCTCTGCGGCGCGGCGGCGAAACAACGGCGCCGTCCGTCGCCGCGGCGGCCGGGGCGCCATGGTCCGGCAAGATCGCCTCGGTGTCGCGCGCGTCGGCCGACAAGTCGGGCGGCCTCGAGGCGTGCGACGCCGCGGGCGCCTGCGCGCCGCTCGCCGCGGGCGCCGCGCTCCCGGAGGGCGCGACCCTGCGCACCGACGCGCGGACGCGCGCCCACCTGTCGCTCGCGGACGGCTCCGCGCTCGCCATCGACCGCGGCTCCCGCGTGTGGATCGCAGGCGACGGCCGCCGCGCACGCGTCGACGAGGGCGCCGTCGTCCTCGACGTCACCCCGGCCCCCGGCGCGCCGCCCGCGCGCATCGAGGTGCCGCACGGCCAGGTCGAGGTGCTCGGGACCAAGCTCGCGATCACCGCGAGCGCCGCGCGCGCCTCGGTCGAGGTGGCCCGCGGCGCCGTGCGCGTCACCGGCGAGCGCGGCGAGCCCGTCGAGGTGCGCGCCGGCGAGGAGGCGACGCTCGCGAAGGGCGCCGCGCCGGAGGTCGCGAGCGCGACGTCGCTCGCCGACACGCTCGAGTGGAGCGACCGCTCCGCCGAGGAGGCCGACGCCCCGGCGCTCCGCGGCCTCGGCGAGCTCAGGGCGCGCAAGCCGGGCGCGACGCAGGAAAAAGAGCGGGCCGTCCGGCTCGCCAGGCACGCCGTCAAGGTGCGGATCGTCGACGTCGTCGCCAGGACGGAGATCGACGAGACCTTCGCCAACGACACCGACGAGGAGCTCGAGGGCATCTTCCGGTTCCCGCTCCCGCCGGGCGCGCAGATCGAGCGGCTCGCGCTCGAGGTGGACGGCAAGCTGGTCGAGGGCGCGTTCGTCGATCGCGATCGGGGGGCCGCGATCTGGCGCGGCGTCATCCAGAACGCCGCCCCCAAGGCGCCCAAGCCGCGCGAGGAGATCATCTGGGTCCCCGGCCCGTGGCGCGACCCCGCGCTGCTCGAGTGGCAGCGGGGCGGCCGGTTCGAGCTGCGCATCTTCCCCATCCCGAAGCGCGGCTCGCGGCGCGTCGTGCTCACCTACACGCAGCTCGTCGAGCAGGCCGGCGGCGTCCGGCGCTTCACCTACCCGCTCGCGCACGACCAGAGCGGCACGACGAACATCGGCGACTTCTCGCTCGACGTGCAGGTGCTCGGCCACGACCGGGAGTTCGGCGTCGCGACGCGCGGCTACGAGCTCGCCGCCGCCCTCGCGGACGGCGCGGCCGACCGCCGCACGCTGGAGGCCCGCGGCTTCACGCCGGCCGGCGACCTCACGGTCGAGTACGCGCTCCCCGATCGCGACCGGCCCGTCACCGCCTGGGCCTACCGGATGCCCCCCGCCCCGCCGCCAGCCACGCCACCCGCGGCATCTCAGCCGTGGCGCGGCGCGGCCGGCGCGTCGAAGCGCGACGGCGCGGAGCACGAGGCCTCCCTCGCCGCGGCGCAGGCCATCGCGAGCGACACGTCGCCGTACGTCGCGATCGCGATCCGGCCCCGGCTCCCGCGGTGGCAGGCGTCGACCTCGCGGCGCCACGCGATCGTCGTCGACTCGAGCCGATCCATGGTCGGCGAGCGGTTCGCCCGCGCGACGCGGCTCGCCTCGTCGCTCGTCCGCGAGATGGACCGGCGCGACGAGGTCGTCGTGCTCGCGTGCGACACCCTCTGCCGCTCGCTCGGCGACGCCGGCCAGGGCGGCGCCGCGCGCCCCATGGCCCCCGGCGCCGCCTCGGCGGGCGAGGTCGAGCGCTTCCTCGGCGGCATCGAGCCCGACGGCGGCAGCGATCTCGCCGCGGCGATGATCGCGGCGCGCGCGGCCGCCGGCCCGCTCGACGGCAAGGAGCTCCGGATCATCTACCTCGGCGACGGCACGCCCTCGGTCGGCCCGACGCGCCCCGCCCACATCGAGGCCGCGGTGCGCGGCGCGATCCCCGCGGACGGCGCCGCCGCCGTGGTCGCGGTCGCGCTCGGGAGCGACGCGGACACCACGTCGCTCAGGGCGCTCGCGCGGGGCGGCGGCGGGGTGATGGTCCCCTACGTGCCCGGCCAGAAGGTCGCGAGCGCGGCGCAGTCGGTCCTCGGCGCGGCGTACGGCCTCGCGCTGCGCGATCCCGAGATCGAGCTGCCCCCCGGCCTCACCCAGGTCACGCCGGCGCGGCTCGACCCGATCCGCGCCGGCGGCGAGGCGCTCGTCGTGGCCCGGATGAGCTCCGGGGCCGACGTCACCGGCGCGATCCGCGTCCGCGGCCGCGTCTCGGGCGAGCGCTTCGAGCAGACCTACCCCGTCAACATCGTCGCCACGACCGGCGCGGGCAACGCCTTCGTCCCGCGCCTCTACGCCGCGGCGAAGATCGCGGAGCTCGAGGAGAGCGGCGGCGACGCGCAGAAGCCCGCCATCATCGAGCTGTCGCGGCGCTTCTCCGTGGCGAGCCGGTTCACCTCGCTGCTCGTCCTGGAGAGCGAGGCGATGTTCAAGGCGTTCGGCCTCGATCGAGGCGGCATCGCCTCCGCGTTCACGGGCGAGGAGCAGGCCGAGCGCGTGAGCGCGAGCGCCGAGGGGGAGGAGCCCGACGCGGCGGACGAGGGCGCCGAGGAGAAGGGCGACGCGCTCGGGGCGGGCCTTGGCCTGTCGGGCAGCGGCAGGGGCGGCGGCGGCTCCGGCTGGCCGGACGCCGCGCCGGCCGCGAAGGCGGAGTCTCGCACGTCGGCCGGCGCCCGCCCGGCGTCGCCCGCCAAGCCGCAGCGCCGGTTCGACAAGTCGTTCGATCCCCTCTCGGGCCCGCTCGACGCCGAGATGCCGGCGCCCCCGCCGGCGCCGACGGCCGCCGCGCCCGCGGAGCCGAAGCCGGCGCCGCCGCTGGACGACCGCGCCCGGAGATCGCGCGGCGACGACCTCGTCGCCGCCGAGGAGTGGTCGCGCCCGCGGCCGCGGCGGATGATCCCGATGCGCCGGGTGTTCGATCGCAAGGTGAGCTTCGACGCGACGAACACGCTCGCGCCCGAGAGCGCCGCGAAGACCGCGGCCGCCGAGGCGGCGCTCGCGGCGGCCCCGGACAGCCGCGACAGGACGGTGGGCCTCTACGCGCTCTACGCAACGACCGGCCGCCTCGGCGAGGCCCAGGAGCTGACCGCGCGCTGGAGCGGGCGCGACGCGCTCGATCCCGACGCGCTCATCGCCCGCGCCGACCTCGCGGCGCGGCAGGGCCAGCGCGACCGCGCCGCGCGCATCCTCGGCGGCCTCGCCGACGTGCGCCCCGGCGACCGGGCCACCCAGACGCGGCTCGCCGAGCTCTGGGACGCCGCGGGGCGGCCCGCGTTCGCGTGCCAGCACCAGGTGGCGCTCGCGGACCTCGCGCCCGCCGACGCGAAGCTCGTCGCCGCCGCGATCCGGTGCGCCGGCGAGGGCGGCATGAGCGAGCTCGCGAGCCAGCTGCGCCTCGACGCGACCTCCGCCGTCCGCGCGGAGATCGACCGGCGGCTCGCGCAGCCGGACGCGGCGCCGGCCGCCGACCTGCCCGGCGACGTGCGGCTCAGCGCCGAGTGGACCGGCGGCGCCGACCTCGACCTCTCCCTCATCGACGCGCAGGGGCGGCGCGTCTCATGGATGGGCGCGACCCTCCCGTCGGTGGGTGTGCGCTCGCGCGACGCGACGAGCACGCGGTCGGAGTCCCTCGCGCTGCGGAGCCTCCCCAAGGGGAGCTACATCGTCGAGATCGCGCGCGCGTCGGCCGTGGACGACGCCGGCGCCTCCACCCCCGGGGCCAGCGCGCCGGGCCCCGTGCGCGGCGAGCTGACCCTGCGCCTCGCGGGAGAGACCCGCAAGGTGCCCTTCACGCTCGAGGGCGCGCGCCTCGAGCTCGGCACGGTGCGCGTCTTCTTCACCTCCCGCCTGGTGCCGGTCGACGGCCTGTCGGCTCCGCCGTTCTGA
- a CDS encoding RNA polymerase sigma factor — translation MAAGLALVGSEGDARADEARAIEGLIGTGDFREALSRCAKAYAMPLGRLCMAFTGSQAESEELVQETLLAAFDAFPQYRAEGSVRAWLFGIARRLCGRHTELRARREARLRLVHDTRPRPDASELAAERERAERARAALSRLKPSEREAVVLRFEAGLSFKEVAIACGIDEAAARKRVSRALSRLRADLGEE, via the coding sequence ATGGCAGCGGGGTTAGCGCTCGTTGGGTCGGAGGGCGACGCGCGGGCCGACGAGGCGCGCGCGATCGAGGGGCTGATCGGGACAGGCGACTTCCGGGAAGCGCTGTCGCGGTGTGCGAAGGCCTACGCCATGCCGCTGGGCCGGCTGTGCATGGCGTTCACGGGCTCGCAGGCCGAGAGCGAGGAGCTGGTGCAGGAGACGCTGCTCGCGGCGTTCGATGCGTTCCCGCAGTACCGCGCCGAGGGGAGCGTGCGGGCCTGGCTCTTCGGGATCGCGCGGCGCCTCTGCGGGCGGCACACGGAGCTCAGGGCGCGGCGCGAGGCGCGGCTGCGCCTCGTCCACGACACCCGGCCGCGGCCCGACGCGAGCGAGCTCGCGGCGGAGCGCGAGCGGGCCGAGCGCGCCCGCGCCGCGCTCTCGCGGCTGAAGCCGAGCGAGCGCGAGGCGGTGGTGCTGCGCTTCGAGGCGGGCCTCTCCTTCAAGGAGGTGGCCATCGCGTGCGGGATCGACGAGGCGGCGGCGCGGAAGCGGGTGAGCCGCGCGCTTTCGCGGCTCAGGGCCGATCTGGGCGAGGAGTGA
- a CDS encoding S1C family serine protease has product MKRWRRSLALAAAVSAAAALAAPAALAQGAPGEAQVQGEGEAPPAGKRAVLPTRVSAGGKEKKAAAAEPKGGPAEKDKAEPPVEERAARGVVVIERGGQVLGLGAALAGDGRILTALSPLGAGNDLTARLADGTTVRVKLGHHDRVWDLALLVPQTGKWAEGLTASSRDPVRPDAQIRSFSAARGKVAATSLVLRSHRTLIGGDDRPLERAIELGSRVSPLDLGAPIIDEDGRVVAILGRGCAPNEGKPCTPVAFGVPISAVRAFLRAVPPTAVPPAAWLGIQGVSEAAPVAKGVRVTVVHPESPADEARLTGGDRAESDMILAVDGVPVTSPDALSDAIRTHAVGEKVPLTLLSRGKYRQVTVVLRAAPDPSAAAAKRPEAELPPPSSGGKATEEYRK; this is encoded by the coding sequence GTGAAGCGATGGAGACGGTCGCTGGCGCTCGCCGCCGCCGTGTCCGCCGCCGCAGCGCTCGCCGCCCCCGCGGCGCTCGCGCAGGGCGCGCCGGGCGAGGCGCAGGTTCAGGGGGAAGGTGAAGCCCCGCCGGCCGGCAAGCGGGCGGTGCTCCCGACCCGGGTCAGCGCGGGCGGGAAGGAGAAGAAGGCGGCCGCCGCCGAGCCGAAGGGGGGCCCGGCCGAGAAGGACAAGGCGGAGCCGCCGGTGGAGGAGCGCGCCGCGCGCGGCGTGGTCGTCATCGAGCGCGGCGGGCAGGTCCTCGGCCTCGGCGCGGCGCTCGCTGGCGACGGGCGCATCCTGACGGCGCTCTCGCCGCTCGGCGCGGGCAACGACCTCACGGCGCGCCTCGCCGACGGGACCACCGTGCGGGTGAAGCTCGGCCACCACGACCGCGTGTGGGATCTCGCGCTGCTCGTGCCGCAGACCGGCAAGTGGGCCGAGGGGCTCACCGCCTCGTCGCGCGATCCGGTGCGGCCGGACGCGCAGATCCGCTCGTTCTCGGCGGCGCGCGGCAAGGTCGCGGCCACCTCGCTCGTGCTGCGATCGCACCGGACGCTGATCGGCGGCGACGACCGGCCGCTCGAGCGCGCGATCGAGCTCGGCTCGCGCGTCTCGCCGCTCGATCTGGGCGCGCCCATCATCGACGAGGACGGCCGCGTGGTCGCGATCCTGGGCCGCGGCTGCGCCCCGAACGAGGGCAAGCCGTGCACGCCCGTCGCGTTCGGCGTGCCGATCAGCGCGGTCAGGGCGTTCCTTCGCGCGGTGCCGCCGACGGCCGTGCCGCCTGCGGCGTGGCTCGGGATCCAGGGCGTCAGCGAGGCGGCGCCGGTCGCCAAGGGGGTCCGGGTCACCGTGGTGCACCCCGAGAGCCCTGCGGACGAGGCCCGCTTGACGGGCGGCGATCGCGCGGAGAGCGACATGATCCTCGCCGTCGACGGCGTGCCCGTCACGAGCCCCGACGCGCTCTCCGACGCGATCCGGACGCACGCGGTCGGCGAGAAGGTCCCGCTCACTTTGCTGAGCCGCGGGAAGTACCGGCAGGTCACGGTCGTGCTCCGCGCTGCCCCCGATCCGTCGGCCGCCGCGGCGAAGCGGCCGGAGGCCGAGCTCCCGCCGCCGAGCTCGGGCGGCAAGGCGACCGAGGAGTACCGCAAGTAG
- a CDS encoding Stp1/IreP family PP2C-type Ser/Thr phosphatase, whose protein sequence is MSQTFRIEVAGETNVGRKRNHNEDNFGIMVEYGLFMVADGMGGHASGEVASKMAVDAMQDFFAQTQDDPERTWPYKMDRSKGYEENRLITGIKLANLRIYETAQREAKKRGMGTTFVGIFTANDGVYVAHVGDSRVYRFREGRLEMLTEDHSLLNDYIKMKRLTPEEIANFPHKNVIVRALGMKDTVKVDTRFEVPQLNDTYILCSDGLSGPVSDLEMTQILTEHQDIQVATAKMIERANENGGPDNVTCVLVRWTQ, encoded by the coding sequence GTGTCCCAAACGTTTCGAATCGAAGTGGCCGGCGAGACGAACGTCGGGCGCAAGCGCAACCACAACGAGGACAACTTCGGCATCATGGTCGAGTACGGCCTCTTCATGGTCGCCGATGGGATGGGGGGGCATGCGTCGGGCGAGGTCGCGTCGAAGATGGCCGTCGACGCGATGCAGGACTTCTTCGCCCAGACGCAGGACGATCCGGAGCGGACCTGGCCTTACAAGATGGACCGGTCCAAGGGCTACGAAGAGAACCGGCTGATCACGGGGATCAAGCTCGCCAACCTGCGGATCTACGAGACCGCGCAGCGCGAGGCGAAGAAGCGGGGCATGGGGACGACGTTCGTCGGCATCTTCACGGCGAACGACGGCGTGTACGTCGCCCACGTCGGCGACAGCCGGGTCTACCGCTTCCGCGAGGGCCGGCTCGAGATGCTCACCGAGGACCACTCGCTCCTCAACGACTACATCAAGATGAAGCGGCTCACGCCCGAGGAGATCGCGAACTTCCCGCACAAGAACGTGATCGTGCGCGCGCTCGGGATGAAGGACACGGTCAAGGTCGACACCCGCTTCGAGGTGCCGCAGCTGAACGACACGTACATCCTCTGCTCCGACGGGCTCTCCGGCCCGGTGAGCGATCTGGAGATGACCCAGATCCTGACGGAGCATCAGGACATCCAGGTTGCGACGGCCAAGATGATCGAGCGCGCCAACGAGAACGGCGGCCCGGACAACGTGACGTGCGTCCTCGTTCGTTGGACTCAGTGA
- a CDS encoding sigma-70 family RNA polymerase sigma factor, whose product MASDEGARGRGAPTHVDADRGRGAPAHGDAARGRGAPAHGDADRGRGAPTHAGAELERASAAPLEAGEAQFIARLVARDESAFNELVIMYERRVFALVYRMLGRRDEAEDVSQEVFVQVFKAIDQFRGESKLSTWIYRIAVNLCKNRTKYLSRRHAGAQDDVDAMAERVPLSAAKGVSVGDVSRPDELVEGMQLEAVVKRAIGQLDPEFREALILRDVEDMSYEEIASVTGLPDGTVKSRIHRARGQLRALVEKMMGEKVRGGK is encoded by the coding sequence GTGGCGAGCGATGAAGGGGCCCGCGGACGCGGAGCCCCGACCCATGTAGATGCGGACCGCGGACGCGGCGCGCCGGCCCATGGTGATGCGGCCCGCGGACGCGGCGCGCCGGCCCATGGTGATGCGGACCGCGGACGCGGCGCGCCGACCCATGCGGGCGCGGAGCTCGAGCGCGCGTCGGCGGCGCCGCTCGAGGCGGGCGAGGCGCAGTTCATCGCGCGGCTCGTCGCGCGGGACGAGAGCGCGTTCAACGAGCTCGTGATCATGTACGAGCGCCGCGTGTTCGCGCTCGTTTACCGCATGCTCGGCCGGCGTGACGAGGCCGAGGACGTATCCCAGGAAGTCTTCGTGCAGGTCTTCAAGGCCATCGATCAGTTCCGCGGCGAATCGAAGCTCTCGACGTGGATCTATCGAATCGCCGTGAATCTCTGCAAGAACCGGACGAAGTACCTCTCGCGGCGGCACGCCGGCGCCCAGGACGACGTCGACGCCATGGCCGAGCGGGTGCCGCTGTCCGCGGCCAAGGGCGTGAGCGTCGGCGACGTGAGCCGCCCGGACGAGCTGGTGGAGGGGATGCAGCTCGAGGCGGTCGTGAAGCGCGCCATCGGCCAGCTCGATCCCGAGTTCCGGGAGGCGCTCATCCTTCGCGACGTGGAGGACATGTCCTACGAAGAAATCGCCTCGGTGACGGGTTTGCCGGACGGGACCGTGAAGAGCCGGATCCATCGCGCGCGCGGGCAGCTCCGCGCGCTTGTCGAGAAGATGATGGGCGAGAAGGTGAGAGGCGGGAAATGA
- a CDS encoding PEGA domain-containing protein, whose translation MRNFPRILRVAAVLLLLEAPALAQDTDELKQARAQFQQATELEQAGNWAAALQRFREVGQVRMTPQVRFHIAVCEENLGRLVAALGGYELALAEADVVGPEFRAEVDQSIGRLRARIPKLVIVRGKGAASAAIALDGIALGGTSIGVEVPLDPGPHALTAKAPNYRPFQQTVELKEEGVTRVEVTLEALPQELLIQAGALRERPPSKVVPYVIGGVGAASLIGSGVLFGLRQGALQDLEDACGPAGKSCPPSMQSRYDDLKFYHYGAQVALGVGVVAVGTATAILLLQNRKPKQPEKTSLELVPVAGGSEIGASLSGTF comes from the coding sequence ATGAGGAATTTCCCGCGAATTCTCCGCGTCGCAGCGGTGCTGCTCCTGCTCGAGGCGCCCGCGCTCGCCCAGGACACCGACGAGCTCAAGCAAGCCCGCGCGCAGTTTCAGCAGGCGACCGAGCTCGAGCAAGCAGGCAACTGGGCCGCGGCCCTGCAGCGCTTTCGAGAGGTCGGCCAGGTGCGGATGACGCCGCAGGTTCGCTTCCACATCGCCGTGTGCGAGGAGAATCTGGGGCGGCTCGTGGCCGCGCTCGGTGGCTACGAGCTGGCGCTCGCCGAGGCCGACGTCGTCGGGCCCGAGTTTCGGGCCGAGGTCGATCAGTCGATCGGCCGGCTGCGCGCCCGGATCCCGAAGCTCGTCATCGTGCGCGGCAAGGGGGCGGCCTCCGCGGCCATTGCGCTCGATGGCATCGCCCTCGGCGGGACGTCCATCGGCGTCGAGGTGCCGCTCGATCCCGGGCCTCACGCGCTCACCGCGAAGGCTCCCAATTACAGGCCGTTCCAACAGACGGTGGAGCTGAAGGAGGAGGGGGTGACGCGCGTCGAGGTGACGCTCGAAGCGCTGCCGCAAGAGCTGCTGATCCAGGCGGGCGCCCTGCGGGAGAGGCCGCCTTCCAAGGTGGTGCCGTACGTCATCGGGGGCGTCGGCGCCGCGAGCCTGATCGGCTCGGGGGTGCTGTTCGGGCTCCGCCAGGGAGCGCTCCAGGATCTGGAAGACGCCTGCGGTCCGGCCGGCAAGTCATGCCCTCCGTCCATGCAGTCGCGTTACGACGACCTCAAATTCTATCATTATGGCGCGCAGGTGGCGCTCGGCGTCGGCGTCGTCGCGGTCGGCACGGCGACCGCAATCTTGCTTCTTCAGAACAGGAAGCCAAAGCAGCCCGAGAAAACCTCGCTCGAGCTCGTGCCCGTCGCGGGCGGATCCGAGATAGGCGCGAGTCTCTCAGGGACATTCTGA
- a CDS encoding serine/threonine protein kinase: MNPAPNLLPNTPAELGPGSVLGRYELLLPIAAGGMAMVWAARLKGTRGFQKIVAVKTMLPTLSEDDQFERMFLSEASLASQIRHPNAVEILDLGEQDGVLFLAMEWIDGIPLNQVMKVAKRQNGMPIPIAVRIVAQACAGLHAAHELKDKSGKLVGLVHRDISPQNILVTYNGLAKVVDFGVAKATALNDSTTQAGQLKGKVSYMAPEQVRGDAIDRRVDVFAMGIVLYTLTTGKHPFRRESEGATLFAISSTDPVEAPHEFQADYPASLEDVLMRALEKERDERYATANELMRALDKALPPSQRATDEDVANFVRELFEDQQEQTRAALTEALERADRNQLSNNSGVSDVTGRSPSSVSAFRTVNLRGAAPGVAGKITLDDEIPPFARSRSRALPAVVILGLLAAGVLAVLLRSGDAPAPLPSGAAPAAPASAAPAPAPPKAEAHPATEPGEPSASVSASAAPAPALTPLPASPARPAPRRPTKPAEQTSSPSPTPAPATPKSWKHDPGF, from the coding sequence GTGAATCCTGCGCCGAACCTCCTGCCCAACACCCCGGCCGAGCTCGGGCCCGGGTCCGTGTTGGGTCGTTACGAGCTGCTGCTGCCGATCGCGGCAGGCGGCATGGCCATGGTGTGGGCGGCGCGGCTGAAGGGAACGCGCGGCTTCCAGAAGATCGTCGCAGTAAAGACGATGCTGCCGACGCTGTCCGAGGACGACCAGTTCGAGCGCATGTTCCTCTCGGAGGCGTCGCTCGCGTCGCAGATCCGCCACCCGAACGCCGTCGAGATCCTCGATCTCGGCGAGCAGGACGGCGTGCTGTTCCTGGCGATGGAGTGGATCGACGGCATTCCGCTCAACCAGGTGATGAAGGTCGCGAAGCGGCAGAACGGCATGCCGATCCCGATCGCGGTGCGCATCGTGGCGCAGGCCTGCGCCGGCCTGCACGCCGCGCACGAGCTCAAGGACAAGAGCGGCAAGCTCGTCGGCCTTGTGCACCGCGACATCTCCCCGCAGAACATCCTGGTCACGTACAACGGCCTGGCCAAGGTGGTGGACTTCGGCGTGGCCAAGGCCACGGCGCTCAACGACAGCACGACGCAGGCCGGCCAGCTCAAGGGCAAGGTGAGCTACATGGCGCCGGAGCAGGTGCGCGGCGACGCGATCGACCGGCGCGTCGACGTGTTCGCGATGGGCATCGTGCTCTACACGCTCACCACCGGCAAACACCCGTTCCGCAGGGAATCCGAGGGCGCGACGCTGTTCGCCATCTCGTCGACGGACCCGGTGGAGGCGCCGCACGAGTTCCAGGCCGACTACCCGGCGTCGCTCGAGGACGTGCTGATGCGCGCGCTCGAAAAGGAGCGCGACGAGCGCTACGCCACGGCCAACGAGCTGATGCGAGCGCTCGACAAGGCGCTGCCGCCGAGCCAGCGAGCCACCGACGAGGACGTCGCCAATTTCGTCCGCGAGCTGTTCGAGGACCAGCAGGAGCAGACGCGCGCGGCCCTCACCGAAGCGCTGGAGCGCGCCGACCGCAATCAGCTGAGCAACAACTCCGGCGTCTCCGACGTGACCGGCCGGAGCCCCTCGTCGGTGAGCGCCTTCAGGACCGTCAACCTCCGCGGCGCAGCCCCGGGCGTGGCAGGAAAGATCACGCTCGACGACGAGATCCCGCCGTTCGCGCGCTCCAGGAGCCGCGCGCTGCCCGCCGTCGTGATCCTCGGTCTCCTCGCCGCCGGCGTGCTCGCCGTGCTGCTCCGGAGCGGCGACGCACCAGCCCCGCTTCCTTCGGGCGCCGCGCCCGCCGCCCCGGCGTCCGCCGCGCCGGCGCCCGCGCCTCCCAAGGCGGAGGCGCACCCTGCGACCGAGCCGGGCGAGCCCTCTGCCTCCGTCTCGGCCAGCGCTGCGCCGGCCCCGGCGCTGACGCCGCTCCCGGCGTCACCCGCGCGCCCGGCGCCCCGCCGTCCGACCAAGCCCGCCGAGCAGACCAGCTCGCCGAGCCCGACGCCAGCCCCCGCGACGCCGAAGTCGTGGAAGCATGATCCGGGGTTCTAG